A portion of the Juglans microcarpa x Juglans regia isolate MS1-56 chromosome 1D, Jm3101_v1.0, whole genome shotgun sequence genome contains these proteins:
- the LOC121247537 gene encoding uncharacterized protein LOC121247537 yields the protein MDKAWMLIEDRLHSNEYGEGVRQFLAMAQAHTPGSDHIRCPCRICRNRAFHSFLTVEDHLFIIGIDPTYTEWIFYGEDDSFLDPTFSDDEGDNASAYNDYIDDFDEILDDIHHGSFMDNSTRNRAHANTNDQPSTSNTLTNLDFEDLVADARRPLYPSCAKFSKLSFIVKLLHIKSIGGWTVKSFDMVLKLLQAAFPHALFPDSFNDACRLEHDLGFSYKKIHVCPNDCALFWKENAEYNECPKCKASRWIVSTSKQQRIPQKFLRYFPLKPRLQRLFMSKKTAQTMRWHVGARVDDLTCMRHPTDSKVWKDFDEKHGWFSKDPRNVKLGLASDGFNPFNKMSKPYSIWPILLVPYNLPPWSCMKDPYTMLSLLIPGPKAPGNDIDVFLRPLVDELRELWEEGIHIYDAYSWQIFRLHAALLWTINDFPAYANLFCWSTKGKMACPSCTSDTHSQWLVYGRKHCYMGHRQWLALDHTWRRKKNTFNGYEEHRVQPLRVEGEELIEQLRGLSHFQFDLGLRHNLDVMHIEKNICDNVLGTLLNIDGKTKNSANAHRDLANLGLRKELHLQRDGDRISMSFAFYMLNLNERRTFCAWLSNVKFPDGFASNIA from the exons ATGGATAAGGCTTGGATGCTTATCGAAGATAGATTGCATTCCAATGAATATGGTGAAGGTGTTAGACAATTCCTGGCTATGGCTCAAGCCCACACACCTGGATCTGATCACATTAGGTGTCCATGTAGGATATGCCGAAATAGAGCTTTCCACTCTTTTCTGACGGTCGAAGATCATTTGTTCATCATAGGGATTGATCCAACTTATACGGAATGGATATTCTATGGAGAAGATGATTCGTTCCTAGATCCTACATTTTCTGATGATGAAGGTGACAATGCATCAGCTTACAATGACTACATTGATGATTTCGACGAGATATTAGATGACATTCATCATGGGTCGTTTATGGATAATTCAACTAGAAATCGAGCACATGCAAACACAAATGATCAACCATCCACCTCTAATACTCTGACAAACCTTGATTTCGAGGATTTGGTAGCCGACGCACGACGTCCACTTTATCCTTCATGTGCTAAGTTCTCAAAGCTATCATTTATAGTCAAGTTGCTTCACATCAAGAGCATTGGTGGTTGGACCGTGAAGTCCTTTGACATGGTTTTAAAGCTTCTGCAAGCTGCATTTCCCCATGCTCTATTCCCTGACTCATTTAATGACGCTTGTCGCTTGGAGCATGACTTGGGctttagttataaaaagatACATGTGTGCCCAAATGATTGTGCcttgttttggaaggaaaatgctgaGTACAATGAATGCCCTAAATGTAAAGCATCTAGGTGGATTGTAAGTACAAGTAAGCAACAGAGAATACCACAAAAATTTCTCCGATATTTCCCCCTGAAGCCGCGCTTGCAGAGGCTATTTATGTCAAAGAAGACAGCCCAAACCATGAGATGGCATGTAGGAGCACGTGTTGACGATCTGACATGCATGCGTCATCCAACCGATTCTAAGGTATGGAAAGACTTCGATGAAAAACATGGTTGGTTTTCCAAAGATCCTCGCAATGTTAAACTTGGTTTGGCGAGTGATGGGTTTAACCCATTCAATAAAATGAGCAAACCGTACAGCATATGGCCGATTCTACTTGTGCCTTACAACTTGCCCCCTTGGTcatgtatgaaagatccatatacCATGTTGTCGTTGCTAATCCCTGGCCCTAAGGCACCAGgaaatgatattgatgttttCTTGCGCCCTCTTGTCGATGAGTTGAGGGAGTTATGGGAAGAGGGTATTCATATCTATGATGCGTACAGTTGGCAAATATTTAGATTGCATGCAGCGTTGCTTTGGACTATCAATGACTTTCCCGCATATGCCAATCTTTTTTGTTGGAGCACAAAGGGCAAGATGGCATGCCCTTCATGTACATCTGACACACATTCACAATGGTTGGTTTATGGGCGCAAACATTGCTATATGGGTCATCGACAATGGTTGGCCCTAGATCACACTTGGAGacggaaaaaaaatacttttaatggGTACGAGGAGCACCGAGTCCAACCATTAAGGGTCGAGGGAGAGGAATTGATTGAACAATTACGTGGATTGTCACATTTCCAGTTTG ACTTGGGTTTGAGACATAACTTGGATgtcatgcatattgagaaaaatatatgcgatAACGTTTTGGGAACATTGCTGAATATTGACGGAAAAACTAAGAACTCCGCCAATGCGCACAGGGATTTGGCTAATCTTGGACTAAGGAAAGAATTGCATTTACAACGTGATGGCGATCGTATTAGTATGAGTTTTGCTTTCTACATGTTAAATTTGAATGAGAGAAGGACGTTTTGTGCATGGTTGTCAAATGTGAAATTCCCTGATGGATTTGCCTCGAACATTGCTTGA